The following are encoded in a window of Solibacillus sp. FSL R7-0668 genomic DNA:
- a CDS encoding accessory Sec system S-layer assembly protein, with the protein MGLFDLFKKGDKVGKDSAVDSSSVVKSATKTSKKDANRDVVTKLSFHPDWDVPQEQKYVFNFLANDLAPLKPNQLSLSAINIEPALMNGSWNVKAFFRSSLPEAIELGEIELLILDKDDNRLASHYFDFKELGVIPAESARPWIFNFPKSTITSEEIPEDGWKISFNLLSLRGHQLDLDDTWKKQLPKTEQEKLVEIVKTLPKLGKTEVNFTGLQTKLNDDNSLHASIFIRNGHDKAINLEQLPLEIVDARGVIVAKGSFKLDPVLTVQPNTTKPWTFIFPAELVTAEGADLSRWTARVPQ; encoded by the coding sequence ATGGGTTTATTCGATTTATTTAAAAAAGGCGATAAAGTCGGAAAAGATAGCGCAGTTGATTCATCATCTGTTGTTAAATCCGCTACAAAAACATCAAAAAAAGACGCAAATCGTGATGTTGTTACAAAATTATCATTCCACCCAGACTGGGATGTGCCACAAGAACAAAAATATGTATTCAACTTCTTAGCAAATGATTTAGCACCATTAAAACCAAACCAATTATCACTTTCTGCTATTAATATTGAACCAGCACTTATGAATGGCTCTTGGAACGTAAAAGCATTTTTCCGTTCTTCCCTACCAGAAGCAATTGAGCTTGGTGAAATTGAGCTATTAATTTTAGATAAGGACGATAACCGTTTAGCGTCTCACTACTTTGACTTTAAAGAGCTTGGTGTCATTCCAGCTGAAAGTGCGCGTCCTTGGATTTTCAACTTCCCGAAATCAACTATTACAAGCGAGGAAATTCCTGAGGATGGCTGGAAAATTTCATTCAACCTACTATCATTACGTGGACATCAGCTAGATTTAGATGACACTTGGAAAAAGCAGCTACCAAAGACGGAGCAAGAAAAATTAGTTGAAATTGTAAAAACATTACCGAAGCTAGGTAAAACAGAAGTGAACTTTACAGGTTTACAAACAAAATTAAACGATGACAATAGCTTACATGCTTCGATTTTCATCCGTAATGGTCACGATAAAGCAATTAACTTAGAGCAATTACCACTAGAAATCGTGGATGCTCGCGGCGTTATCGTAGCAAAAGGGTCATTCAAATTAGACCCTGTGTTAACGGTGCAACCAAATACAACAAAGCCTTGGACATTTATCTTCCCAGCGGAACTTGTAACAGCAGAAGGTGCAGACCTATCTCGCTGGACAGCACGCGTACCACAATAG
- the secA2 gene encoding accessory Sec system translocase SecA2, translating to MFSIFKRKSEQTSARELKKYYKTVEQINKLEATYSPMTDDELRNMTFTFKERLENGEELVNIIPDAFAVVREASKRVLNMRHFDVQLIGGLVLTEGNIAEMPTGEGKTLVASLPSYVRALEGKGVHVITVNDYLAKRDFELIGQIHRFLGLTVGLNVPMMEPADKKLAYNADITYGVGTEFGFDYLRDNMAHTIGDKVQRPYHFAIIDEVDSVLIDEAKTPLIIAGKMGANEELHRIAAMLAKRFKVDEDYDFDDETKATSLTDQGIEKVEAAFGVDNLYDLEHQTLYHYVIQAVRAHVMFERDVDYIVRDDKIELVDMFTGRIMEGRSLSDGLHQAIEAKEGVTITEENKAQAQVTIQNYFRMYPKLSGMTGTAKTQEKEILEVYGMRVIQIPTNRPRKRLDQTDIVFETTEQKYEYVAQEVLRRHEQGQPVLVGTTSILQSEKVASYLKKYSLDFQLLNAKTVEQEVELISEAGQKKRITVATNMAGRGTDIVLGDGVEALGGLFVIGTEKHESRRVDNQLRGRSGRQGDPGESQFILSIEDDMFKRFAKEDVEKFRKKMTTNEIGRIQNKDVIELIDRTQRIVEGAHYSMREYNLKLDDVINDQRRVIYDLRDKVLRNENILEHLVTMMYETVDFAVRENAPEDKDVLEWNFDKIERTVNSLFLTPVTIDRDETKVKKILDSLDAPVKELKAVIESFEQNEQMMAIIPKVMLGFIDHTWVRHLEQMAHLKEGIGLRHYQQEDPMRIYQREGLELFGKNYQELRRKIVEELVTFMKNITMNVEE from the coding sequence ATGTTCTCAATTTTTAAACGCAAGTCGGAGCAAACAAGTGCTCGAGAGCTAAAAAAGTACTACAAAACGGTAGAACAAATTAATAAGCTCGAAGCTACTTATAGTCCTATGACGGACGATGAGCTTCGCAACATGACATTTACATTCAAAGAACGTTTAGAGAACGGCGAAGAGCTTGTTAACATCATCCCTGATGCCTTTGCTGTTGTGCGTGAAGCATCTAAACGTGTTTTAAACATGCGCCATTTCGATGTGCAATTAATCGGAGGCCTTGTATTAACAGAGGGTAATATCGCCGAAATGCCTACGGGTGAGGGTAAAACATTAGTCGCCTCACTTCCTTCTTACGTTCGTGCATTAGAAGGCAAAGGAGTTCACGTCATTACGGTAAATGATTACTTAGCAAAACGTGACTTCGAATTAATCGGTCAAATTCACCGTTTCTTAGGCTTAACAGTTGGTTTAAACGTACCAATGATGGAGCCTGCCGATAAAAAACTAGCGTACAATGCAGATATTACATATGGTGTTGGTACGGAATTTGGTTTTGACTATTTACGTGATAATATGGCACATACAATCGGCGACAAGGTTCAACGTCCTTATCACTTTGCCATCATCGACGAAGTAGACTCAGTGCTTATCGACGAAGCGAAAACACCGTTAATTATCGCAGGTAAAATGGGGGCCAATGAAGAATTGCACCGCATTGCTGCTATGTTAGCAAAACGCTTCAAGGTAGATGAAGATTATGACTTTGATGATGAAACAAAGGCCACGTCCTTAACAGATCAAGGGATTGAAAAGGTTGAAGCGGCATTTGGTGTTGATAACCTATATGATCTTGAGCACCAAACACTGTATCACTATGTTATCCAAGCCGTTCGTGCACATGTGATGTTCGAGCGCGACGTGGATTATATCGTGCGTGATGATAAAATCGAGCTTGTCGATATGTTCACTGGACGTATTATGGAGGGGCGTTCCCTTTCTGATGGCTTACACCAAGCGATTGAAGCGAAAGAGGGCGTAACAATCACTGAAGAAAACAAAGCACAAGCACAAGTAACAATTCAGAACTACTTCCGTATGTACCCGAAATTATCAGGGATGACTGGTACTGCGAAAACGCAAGAAAAGGAGATTTTAGAAGTTTACGGCATGCGCGTTATTCAAATTCCAACGAACCGACCGCGCAAAAGGTTGGACCAAACCGACATCGTATTCGAGACAACAGAGCAAAAATACGAGTATGTGGCACAAGAAGTATTGCGTCGCCATGAACAAGGTCAACCGGTTTTAGTCGGCACTACTTCTATTTTGCAGTCTGAAAAAGTTGCAAGCTATTTAAAAAAATACAGCTTAGACTTCCAATTATTAAACGCCAAAACGGTTGAGCAAGAAGTCGAGCTTATTTCTGAAGCTGGTCAAAAAAAACGTATTACCGTTGCAACAAATATGGCTGGTCGTGGTACTGACATCGTATTAGGTGACGGTGTCGAGGCACTCGGCGGTCTGTTCGTTATCGGTACAGAAAAGCACGAATCTCGCCGTGTTGATAACCAATTGCGTGGACGTTCTGGTCGTCAAGGGGATCCTGGTGAAAGTCAATTTATCCTGTCGATTGAAGACGATATGTTCAAACGCTTCGCCAAAGAGGATGTCGAAAAATTCCGCAAAAAAATGACAACCAATGAAATCGGCCGCATTCAAAATAAAGATGTAATCGAACTTATTGACCGTACACAGCGAATTGTTGAAGGCGCTCACTACTCAATGCGTGAATATAACTTAAAGCTCGATGATGTTATTAACGACCAACGCCGCGTAATTTATGATCTACGCGATAAGGTTTTACGTAACGAAAACATTCTTGAGCACTTAGTAACGATGATGTACGAAACCGTTGATTTTGCCGTACGCGAAAATGCACCAGAGGATAAAGATGTCCTTGAGTGGAACTTCGATAAAATCGAGCGCACAGTGAACTCACTCTTCCTAACGCCTGTTACGATAGATCGTGATGAAACGAAAGTGAAAAAAATACTCGATTCACTTGATGCACCGGTTAAAGAATTAAAGGCCGTGATCGAAAGCTTCGAGCAAAACGAGCAAATGATGGCCATTATTCCAAAGGTAATGCTTGGCTTCATCGACCATACGTGGGTTCGTCATTTAGAGCAAATGGCACATTTAAAAGAAGGTATTGGGTTACGCCATTATCAGCAAGAAGATCCAATGCGTATTTACCAACGTGAGGGCTTAGAGCTATTCGGAAAAAATTATCAAGAGCTTCGTCGCAAAATTGTCGAAGAGCTTGTCACATTTATGAAAAATATTACGATGAACGTGGAGGAATAA
- a CDS encoding glycosyltransferase family 4 protein, protein MTYVSLIVAFVAAILLTPLVKRLAFRLGAVDAPNYRKVHARIMPRLGGLAIYLAFMIGILLLKFVTNFQSDYLYAILIAATIIVITGVIDDMREISAKAKLVGQIAAACIVVFVGDIQIVNINLPFGGELDFGWLGIPLTIVWIVGITNAINLIDGLDGLAAGVSTIALMTLAVMAMIMGNGIVIAMAAILAAATIGFLFFNFHPAKIFMGDTGALFLGFMISVLALLGFKNVAVISFVIPVIMLGVPISDTFFAIVRRLRSGKKWSDPDKSHLHHRLLDLGFSHRQTVLIIYAMAAMFGVAAIIFSMAKVWGAILLITVILVAIELFVEIIGLAGKNYKPLLNLMKIFNK, encoded by the coding sequence ATGACTTACGTGTCTTTAATCGTGGCCTTTGTTGCTGCTATTTTACTTACTCCGCTTGTGAAGCGTTTAGCGTTTCGCCTTGGCGCTGTAGATGCCCCAAACTATCGAAAAGTACATGCGCGTATAATGCCACGTTTAGGTGGACTGGCGATTTATCTTGCATTTATGATCGGAATTTTACTCTTAAAATTTGTCACGAATTTTCAAAGTGACTACTTATATGCGATCTTAATCGCGGCTACAATCATTGTGATTACAGGTGTTATTGATGATATGCGTGAAATTTCAGCAAAGGCAAAGCTGGTAGGTCAGATTGCCGCTGCGTGTATCGTAGTGTTTGTTGGCGATATTCAAATTGTGAATATTAACTTACCATTCGGTGGTGAGCTTGACTTTGGTTGGTTAGGGATTCCATTGACAATTGTTTGGATTGTTGGAATCACAAATGCGATTAACTTAATTGATGGTCTTGATGGACTTGCTGCTGGTGTTTCAACAATTGCACTGATGACATTGGCAGTGATGGCAATGATTATGGGCAATGGGATTGTAATTGCGATGGCGGCCATTTTAGCTGCTGCTACAATTGGGTTCTTATTCTTTAACTTCCACCCTGCAAAAATTTTCATGGGCGATACAGGTGCACTGTTTTTAGGATTCATGATCTCGGTGCTCGCACTGCTAGGATTTAAAAACGTAGCAGTTATTTCATTCGTGATTCCAGTTATTATGCTAGGTGTTCCGATTTCTGATACGTTCTTTGCTATTGTGCGTCGTTTACGTAGTGGGAAAAAATGGTCAGATCCTGATAAATCCCATTTACATCACCGTTTACTAGATTTAGGTTTCTCACATCGTCAAACCGTATTAATTATCTATGCGATGGCTGCTATGTTTGGTGTTGCGGCAATTATCTTCTCAATGGCAAAAGTATGGGGTGCGATTTTATTAATCACCGTTATTCTCGTAGCGATTGAGTTATTCGTAGAAATTATCGGACTTGCCGGGAAAAACTACAAACCACTATTGAATTTAATGAAGATTTTCAACAAATGA
- a CDS encoding LCP family protein: MKNRQNNKSGSSKFKLFLKVTILVVFSLTICATAYGVYLTKQAKHAADNAYEELEDREQSEQREVKVEPKQDNVSILILGVDDSEKRDQGADNSRTDALLLATLNNKTKTVKLLSIPRDSYVYIPYVGYQDKINHAHAYGGTLASIETVEELFDIPIDYYVRMNFNAFIDIVDALGGIEVEVPYNMLEMDEFDKKTVDLKAGLQTLDGREALALARTRKQDSDIERGKRQQEIIKAIATKSASFTSISKYDDILSAVGSNMKTDMTFDEMRSFFSYLTAGMPRIDTLTLEGRDDTSTGTYYYKLDDENIEEISHILQSHLGLTPESTNYSGTGTQSDSASTETVTGSMTQ; this comes from the coding sequence ATGAAAAACAGGCAAAACAATAAGAGCGGCTCTTCGAAATTCAAGTTATTTTTAAAAGTAACAATCCTCGTTGTTTTTTCGCTAACAATTTGTGCCACAGCGTATGGCGTTTATTTAACAAAGCAAGCGAAACACGCAGCGGATAATGCCTACGAGGAGCTTGAAGATCGTGAACAATCTGAGCAGCGAGAAGTAAAAGTCGAACCAAAGCAGGACAATGTCTCGATTTTGATCTTAGGAGTAGATGATAGCGAAAAGCGCGATCAAGGTGCAGACAACTCTCGTACAGATGCCCTATTATTAGCAACATTGAACAACAAAACAAAAACGGTAAAACTATTAAGTATTCCACGTGATTCTTATGTTTACATTCCATATGTCGGCTATCAAGATAAAATCAACCATGCCCATGCTTATGGTGGAACACTCGCTTCAATCGAAACGGTGGAAGAATTATTTGATATTCCAATTGATTACTATGTACGCATGAACTTCAATGCATTTATTGATATCGTTGATGCTTTAGGCGGGATTGAAGTCGAAGTACCATACAATATGCTCGAAATGGACGAATTCGACAAAAAGACGGTCGATTTAAAAGCGGGTCTTCAAACATTAGACGGTCGAGAAGCATTGGCATTGGCACGTACACGTAAGCAAGATAGTGATATTGAGCGCGGCAAGCGCCAGCAAGAAATTATTAAAGCGATCGCTACAAAATCAGCTTCTTTCACATCGATCTCAAAATATGATGATATCCTGTCTGCTGTTGGTTCAAACATGAAAACAGACATGACCTTTGATGAAATGCGTTCATTCTTCAGCTATTTAACAGCTGGTATGCCTCGCATTGATACACTAACATTAGAAGGTAGAGATGATACATCTACTGGCACATACTACTACAAGCTAGACGATGAGAATATAGAAGAAATCAGCCATATCCTACAAAGTCATTTAGGCCTAACTCCTGAATCAACAAACTATTCAGGCACTGGCACACAATCTGACTCTGCATCTACAGAGACAGTTACAGGTTCCATGACACAATAA
- a CDS encoding YigZ family protein, whose translation MRNNYFTVKGYGESEIIISKSRFLSYVARVETEQEALLFIEKIKKMHASATHNCSCYLIGEHDQIQKANDDGEPSGTAGVPMLEVLKKQGLKDTVVVVTRYFGGIKLGGGGLIRAYGNATTEGIAAAQVVERKLHHVMKIAVDYVWLGKLENEIRQSDYTLRDIGYAENVELFVYVLKEEEAIFTEWITELTNGQAVITKESSLFIEFLKN comes from the coding sequence ATGAGAAATAACTATTTTACTGTCAAAGGATATGGAGAATCTGAAATAATTATCTCAAAATCCCGTTTTTTATCATACGTTGCGCGTGTCGAAACCGAGCAAGAAGCCCTATTATTTATCGAAAAAATAAAAAAAATGCATGCCAGCGCAACACATAATTGCTCCTGCTATTTAATTGGCGAGCATGACCAAATTCAAAAAGCAAATGATGATGGGGAACCAAGTGGCACAGCTGGCGTCCCTATGTTAGAAGTTTTAAAAAAACAAGGACTGAAAGATACCGTTGTCGTCGTGACGCGCTATTTTGGAGGTATTAAACTTGGCGGTGGTGGATTAATTCGTGCTTACGGCAACGCTACAACAGAGGGCATCGCAGCAGCACAGGTGGTCGAGCGTAAATTGCATCATGTCATGAAAATTGCCGTAGACTATGTATGGCTTGGCAAATTGGAAAATGAAATTCGTCAATCAGACTACACTCTTCGCGATATCGGCTACGCAGAAAATGTTGAACTTTTTGTGTACGTATTGAAGGAAGAGGAAGCCATCTTCACCGAATGGATTACCGAATTAACGAACGGGCAAGCGGTTATCACAAAAGAATCATCACTTTTTATCGAATTTTTGAAGAATTAA
- a CDS encoding sensor histidine kinase has translation MLQNDRIDIASLDVIFNRMLETITNSKDDIFIISEKSRRSFEEMQQELEIVRQEIKITIDETDNLEKLLQLSKHRLVIVSKNFNEHSEEQIRLAYENSNKLQLEATLSKEKEKQLRDKRDDLERRLRALYDTIERADHIVNQVNVVISFLTTDLKDVGAALEQAKIKQDFGVRIIKAQEEERKRLSREIHDGPAQMMANVLMRSNLIDRIFREQGADKALQEIQDLKVNVRNALSEVRRIIYDLRPMALDDLGITPTLKKYLSTVMEYNPGVDIQFISYNNERRISSDYEVAIFRLVQECVNNAIKHGKSLLIYVKIEWLRDEINVVVKDNGRGFDMENVREGSFGIIGMKERVDLLKGHMNINSAVGKGTTVLIKIPLPLEEEETI, from the coding sequence GTGTTACAAAATGATCGAATAGATATAGCCTCGCTTGATGTGATTTTTAATCGAATGTTAGAAACGATAACAAATTCTAAGGACGATATATTTATTATAAGCGAAAAGAGCCGAAGAAGCTTTGAAGAAATGCAACAAGAGCTTGAGATTGTTCGTCAAGAAATTAAGATTACGATCGATGAAACCGATAATTTAGAAAAGCTACTCCAATTATCAAAACATCGATTGGTAATTGTTAGTAAAAACTTTAACGAACATTCGGAAGAGCAAATTCGTTTGGCATATGAAAATTCAAATAAACTACAGCTAGAAGCAACTTTAAGTAAGGAAAAAGAAAAGCAATTACGTGACAAACGAGATGATTTAGAAAGACGACTGCGTGCACTTTATGATACGATTGAAAGAGCGGATCACATTGTCAATCAGGTAAATGTCGTTATTAGCTTTTTGACAACAGATTTAAAAGATGTGGGTGCTGCACTCGAGCAAGCCAAAATCAAGCAAGATTTTGGTGTCCGCATTATAAAAGCCCAAGAAGAAGAGCGTAAACGATTATCGCGTGAAATTCACGACGGACCAGCACAAATGATGGCAAATGTATTAATGCGCTCCAACTTAATCGATCGAATTTTCCGAGAACAAGGCGCTGACAAAGCACTGCAAGAAATTCAAGATTTAAAAGTAAATGTCCGCAACGCGCTATCGGAAGTACGTCGCATTATTTACGATTTACGTCCAATGGCACTAGATGATTTAGGCATTACGCCAACCTTGAAAAAGTATTTATCAACCGTGATGGAATATAATCCAGGCGTGGATATCCAATTTATTTCGTACAACAATGAGCGTCGCATTTCGTCGGATTACGAGGTCGCGATCTTCCGTTTAGTACAAGAATGTGTCAACAATGCAATAAAACATGGCAAATCTTTATTGATTTATGTAAAAATTGAGTGGCTACGTGACGAAATAAATGTTGTGGTAAAAGATAATGGCAGAGGCTTTGATATGGAAAACGTTCGAGAAGGTTCATTTGGTATTATAGGCATGAAAGAAAGAGTCGATTTATTAAAAGGGCACATGAATATTAACAGCGCTGTAGGTAAAGGCACGACTGTTTTAATAAAAATTCCTTTACCACTTGAAGAGGAAGAAACAATATAA
- a CDS encoding response regulator transcription factor, with the protein MTKIIIIDDHQLFREGVKRILDFEDTFEVVAEGDDGTDVVSLYEKNQPDVVLMDINMPEKNGVEATADLIAEYPDAKVMVLSIHDDESYVTHALKSGALGYMLKEMDADEIVEAIKVVSNGGSYLHPKVTKNLVAEFRRLSEHENKGNFHQTEIRRPFHLLTKRECEVLQLLTDGQSNRTIGETLYISEKTVKNHVSSILQKMNVNDRTQAVVTAIKNGWVEVR; encoded by the coding sequence ATGACAAAAATTATTATTATTGATGACCACCAATTATTCCGTGAAGGCGTTAAACGAATTTTAGATTTTGAAGATACGTTTGAGGTTGTCGCAGAGGGCGATGATGGCACAGATGTAGTGAGTCTTTATGAAAAAAATCAGCCTGATGTTGTGTTAATGGACATTAATATGCCAGAAAAAAATGGCGTGGAGGCAACAGCGGATCTAATTGCGGAATACCCAGATGCAAAAGTAATGGTATTATCCATACATGATGATGAATCTTATGTGACACATGCATTAAAATCAGGTGCATTAGGTTATATGCTGAAAGAAATGGATGCTGACGAAATCGTAGAAGCAATTAAAGTTGTATCAAACGGTGGCTCTTACTTACATCCAAAAGTAACGAAAAACTTAGTAGCTGAATTCCGTCGTTTATCTGAGCACGAAAACAAGGGTAATTTCCATCAAACAGAAATCCGCCGTCCATTCCACTTACTAACAAAGCGTGAATGCGAAGTGCTTCAATTATTAACAGACGGTCAATCGAATCGTACAATCGGTGAAACGCTCTACATTTCGGAAAAAACAGTCAAAAACCATGTATCGAGCATTTTACAAAAAATGAACGTAAACGACCGTACACAAGCAGTCGTAACAGCGATCAAAAACGGCTGGGTAGAAGTTCGATAA
- a CDS encoding DUF3225 domain-containing protein gives MKNWLIAVMAMLLLTACGDEQEASPEQLQKTIEDGTVGFEVKGDSIQEATNIPKDEKQQIINAFNEYIAAFNEKDLDRYQNIISKNAEGFDYVEDVKAVTEVFKQYDVNRTAKDITIVKYSKENAQVFSNLTTHTKELETGVELSGTGRQVTVFVKEDSWKVSSIYYIGNE, from the coding sequence ATGAAAAACTGGTTAATCGCTGTCATGGCAATGCTTTTACTGACAGCTTGTGGTGACGAACAAGAAGCTTCGCCGGAACAATTACAAAAAACAATTGAAGATGGGACAGTAGGCTTTGAGGTTAAGGGAGATTCGATTCAAGAAGCCACAAATATTCCAAAAGATGAAAAACAACAAATTATAAATGCGTTTAATGAATACATTGCAGCCTTTAATGAAAAAGATTTAGATCGTTATCAAAATATTATTTCAAAAAATGCAGAAGGCTTCGATTATGTAGAGGATGTTAAGGCGGTTACAGAAGTATTTAAACAATACGACGTGAACCGGACTGCAAAAGATATAACAATTGTTAAATATAGCAAAGAAAATGCACAAGTGTTTTCTAATTTAACGACACATACAAAAGAGCTTGAAACAGGAGTAGAGCTATCTGGTACAGGCCGCCAAGTAACGGTATTTGTAAAAGAAGATAGCTGGAAAGTTTCAAGTATTTATTATATTGGAAATGAATAA
- a CDS encoding DegV family protein, translating to MKTAVVTDSTAYLTLEERERLNIHMIPLSVNIEGTIFDEEIDITASEFYDRVRGAKEFPKTTQPPIGKFVALFEKLAKDHDEVVTIHLSSGISGTFQGAIQASNMVEGIQVHAFDTEVAAYLQGMYVKEAAKKAKEGASGAEIMAHLEAIKASMGVYIVVDDLQHLQRGGRLSAAAALIGGLLQVKPVLTFQNKVIVPFEKIRTRKKALRRAEEQLAEAVEKYGDLQATVIHASCEAEATEWMNSLAEKYPTVDFTLSYFGPVIGTHLGEGAMAIGWLKK from the coding sequence ATGAAAACAGCAGTTGTCACAGATAGTACAGCCTATTTAACGCTTGAAGAACGAGAGCGTCTTAATATTCATATGATTCCTTTAAGTGTCAATATTGAAGGAACAATTTTTGATGAAGAAATCGATATTACTGCCTCTGAATTTTATGATCGTGTACGTGGTGCGAAGGAATTCCCGAAAACAACACAGCCACCGATCGGCAAATTCGTAGCGCTTTTTGAAAAATTAGCTAAAGACCATGATGAGGTCGTGACGATCCATCTATCCAGCGGCATTAGCGGCACATTCCAAGGTGCGATACAAGCGAGTAACATGGTTGAGGGCATTCAAGTCCATGCATTTGATACCGAGGTTGCTGCCTATTTACAAGGCATGTACGTAAAAGAAGCTGCTAAAAAAGCAAAGGAAGGTGCATCTGGTGCAGAAATTATGGCGCATTTAGAAGCTATCAAAGCGTCGATGGGTGTTTATATTGTCGTGGATGATTTACAGCATTTGCAGCGCGGTGGACGCTTATCCGCAGCGGCGGCATTAATCGGTGGGCTTCTTCAAGTAAAACCCGTTTTAACATTCCAAAATAAAGTCATCGTGCCATTTGAAAAAATTCGCACACGCAAAAAAGCATTACGCCGCGCAGAAGAGCAGCTTGCAGAGGCTGTTGAAAAATATGGCGACTTACAAGCAACGGTCATCCATGCTAGCTGCGAGGCAGAAGCGACAGAATGGATGAACAGCCTAGCTGAAAAATACCCAACCGTCGATTTCACATTAAGCTACTTTGGCCCGGTTATCGGCACCCACTTAGGTGAAGGCGCAATGGCCATCGGATGGTTGAAAAAATAA
- a CDS encoding nuclease-related domain-containing protein, whose translation MQKSEHYVFMEALVRRISEQDEEALKFQEEFYRLQAGLAGERKLKATLEDYYFRSDFEILYNFECTNPRGFTHQIDALLITPHFILIFEVKQMSGSLYYKPAVQEFYRVTDQGVEESFPNPFDQVYRHQLFIEQLLRQTAVAIPVRHIVVIANYRAKLDNAFEAMPILHLSSLPKFLESLYEQYPDTMLNTRQITALFTSIQQRHPPRRRIEASRLKTGVFCKHCEALGSMFFYHGTWHCKYCQTKSIDGILEALQHYRILIGPHISNRAFRDFLGITSRHAATRLLLKLNLEAMGHGKSRYYVIPELIVYE comes from the coding sequence ATGCAAAAATCTGAGCACTATGTATTCATGGAGGCGCTTGTTCGCAGGATTTCCGAGCAGGATGAGGAAGCACTGAAATTTCAAGAAGAATTTTATCGTCTGCAAGCTGGACTAGCGGGAGAAAGAAAGCTAAAAGCGACGCTAGAAGACTATTATTTTAGATCGGATTTTGAGATTTTGTATAATTTTGAATGCACCAATCCGCGTGGGTTCACTCATCAAATCGATGCGTTACTCATTACACCGCACTTTATACTTATTTTCGAGGTCAAGCAAATGTCGGGCAGCCTCTATTATAAGCCAGCTGTTCAGGAATTTTATCGTGTAACTGATCAGGGTGTGGAAGAAAGTTTCCCCAATCCATTCGATCAGGTATATCGCCACCAGTTGTTTATTGAACAATTATTACGGCAAACCGCAGTTGCAATCCCCGTACGGCATATAGTCGTCATCGCAAATTACCGAGCAAAACTTGATAATGCTTTTGAAGCGATGCCAATCCTTCACTTAAGCAGCCTACCTAAATTTCTAGAATCCTTATATGAGCAGTATCCGGATACCATGCTCAATACTCGTCAAATTACTGCGCTTTTTACCAGCATTCAGCAGCGCCATCCACCTCGTCGTCGAATTGAAGCAAGTCGTCTGAAGACAGGTGTGTTTTGTAAGCATTGCGAGGCGCTGGGTTCGATGTTCTTCTATCATGGAACCTGGCACTGCAAGTATTGTCAAACGAAGTCGATCGATGGAATCCTTGAAGCGTTGCAGCATTATCGCATATTAATCGGTCCGCATATTTCGAATCGAGCATTTCGCGATTTTTTGGGGATTACAAGTAGACATGCTGCTACTAGACTGCTATTAAAACTCAATTTAGAAGCGATGGGACATGGAAAAAGTCGCTATTATGTCATTCCAGAGCTTATAGTTTACGAATAA